GATAAGACATAACATTGGGGCTCTGTTGGACACCATGAAGATGGTACGGAGTTCTCCTGTGAAACGGCTACGAAAGGACGGTTACCGAGAAAAATATAATACGAGATATGGTTTTCAAACCTGAAGCTCTTATATGGAAATCCATGGCGGCCGACTCTACAGAGGAGAACCAGGAAAGGACTGACGTGCCAGATGATGAGCATGATTCCAAGAATGAGACACGACCCGTTAAGAAAACATGCAAAGATCATGCTGAGGAAGTTACTCAGGGATTCAAAATCTTAAAAGTTCAAATAATTAATGAGGCTGAAAATAAGGTATTGAAGGAGAATCTAGCTGAAGGGCAATCCTTTTGTAAGAAATATAATCGTTTTGAAAAAGGCAAGTTGGACACCAACCCTATAATTGTAGCTTTACCTTCTTCAAATCATAGCCCAATTCTAACTGAACCTGTCACTACTCCGCCATGGACCCAAGCCCATGATACAGCTCTAGTAAGTCAGATAACTAACCCAAATAAGCAGACCACCTCCTCGACTCTCAACTAGTTTATGGCCAAGTGGCAGGCAACGTTCTGGCTCTAGATCGTTCATGttatcttcttttaaaaaaaaaataaaaaaaaataaaattgcctGCTCCCTGTATTTCTTGCTTCCAGCATGGAAAAAGGAACCAAAAATAGCTGATACCTTCCCATTATTTTTTCACCCAAAcctctttcattatttttaagaatttatatatCTAGCCTCTAccattttagatatttatattttgatcttaaaatttatttttattatgttttaatctttaaatattaaaaaaaatcataaaaaatatagatgagagagaaagatcAGGGTCGACtatattctaaacaaaaaattttatcttttatgtaTTGAGATTAATTAACAGATtatatgaataaattatttttttaaaatacaaaattttaaattttaataatattattaatgatcGCAGCGGCTAGTTAAGctagttttctttaaaaatacacATTTAAATTCCACATCCTCACAAGAAACAGAATTAAcccttagttaaacataatttGAAGTCCGgcccattcaataatttatttttattaacgtgggtattcgggtcagcttgcgtgcacctcgactaatcccacgggtcctaaAGTTAAAGACcttgtaagtctccagtggccatcatattaatAACCACAAGGTTCAAACTTGAGATTACAAGGAGAGCAAACTCCTTGATCCCAAGCTCTAAACACTAGATCACCTACTGGATAATTACTAATCAATAATTTAACCCTGGTTGGGTTGAATATATTTGTGCACATGGCATATGATCGTCTAAAGATACGGTAACACACAATTTAATTATGCATGCAGTTGGTATTCAAGCCTTAATGTTTTcaagttttctatttttgtttattttgtcacGTTATTTTATTGAAACATAAAACGTATAAATGATAAGTTTACAACACAAGAACCATGAACAGggaatttaaaactataattattaaacttgatattaatctagaaaattgtttttgagaACCTATGATCTGAAGTTTAACCCGCGTTTCAAGTTGAACAAGAAAATACAATTTATATAGTAAAACCTAGTTAACATGATtaggtttttaataatttaattcaccAACTCAACTGGATTAACtccgataaaaaattaattaagtgatCCATAAGTTTATTGtaacatgataaaattatttttaaagtctcgtagttttaactttaaaatcatCATGATGATTCTTTGATACTTCATTAATTCCATATTAAGTGTTTTCTATAAGTCACAAATAGaatgttaatatattaatttataatttatcttttaaattaaataagtgtATCAACTTGtagaatattttaaacttccatatgcttatttatttgatgatggttttagggttttagtgGAGGGAATTTTaagttcaatttttatatattaaaactaatttattttttaaccaggTATTAAACAGACCATTCAGGACCCCCACCAACTAGGagtcatcattttttatttggtttggtttttaccaaaaaaaaataaccgaaccgaatttttttataaaaaaaaccaaaactgaaccgaaatCGATTCAAATCGActggttttggttcggttattttatattaaaaaccaaaaactatactatttttttttgggttttttataatttctaatgGGTCTGGTtgcggtttggctcggttttttttgttcggtttttttattaatttcggttcggttttttggtttcaagcctataaaaccaaaaccaaactgaaccagtcagttttttaaaatattttaattggttttttttataattcagtttttataattatttttttatttttttaatttaatcagtttttcagttATTTGGTTATCCTATCACcaaccacttaaaaaaaaaaaaaaaaaaaggcccgGTCCTATTTTCTTAGCCGCTCAAATGTACATGTTTAGGCACCCTTTTCCTTTCTATAATAAAAGAGTCCACCGCTCTCTTATTGTTTATTACATTGcggtaacttttattttttaaaattattttttatttgaaaaatattaaattaatattttatatatttttaatatgttaatattaaaaataaaattgtataaaaatattattttaatatattttaaattaaaaatatttttaaaaaataatatacatcaCATTACTAAATACACTCTCACTCTCAGTAGTCTCATcgtaaaattcaaaatttaaattataaaataacaaaaatattaaagacaaaattatatttcacaACATCAAAGGTCATATAatttaaatgcaaataagatcTGTTGCttaatcaaaatagaaaaatgcaaTTTGTATTGCCCCGCAACCCGACAAGTCGCTTCACTCTaactaattttgtttattaCAGTGAATTCGTAGGTGctaaatgaaattatattaaaatattttttttatttttaaaatttattgttaacatatcagtatgaaaaaaaataaaaattaaattaaattttttaaaaacacttttgaaacacaaaaacaaatatacttttaataaaacccttgaaaatttaatcaaatcttagaaaaaaaatcttataatctTTCTCCAAAGCCTAAATATTCATGATCTGTCTCCGATGatcaacaaaaattacaacaaatttaaaattataattttagctGCGTTatgttctttcaaaaaaaaaaaaaaaaaaccgatggGGACATAAATAAATACCAtgtagtttgattttttcttccttctttctgTCTCAATCTTTGAAAGGGCAGACCGGCCCCTACTGCTATCCCTCTCATATTCGCCTAAGATCACGAGGTTAGCAGTCAATTCAAGTGGACTGTCAGATGAATATCACCAGATGGCAATCTGTGATTAGTGTAGACATCAAATCCCACGTGCTTGGGGGGTTTACATCACGTGGCCTTGTGGGCATCACagatgtttttaatgttttgtgcTATTGGACAGATATATATCTCCAAAGGTTCCTTCCTCCTCAGTCCCTTTTACACTGTTGGATGCTATGATGGTGCTTGTCAAATCCGCAGATTATGGCTTTTTACTTGCCAAAAtgcggaaaaaaaattaacatatcagaaaaaaaaatccaaatagcatatatttttcaaattaaaagttatatttttaaattacgatattatttatgataatagagaataattattatgtaaataataattatttatgattttaattaaaatatattttttaatttataaattgtatAACAATATatctcttaatttataaaatatatttgaaaaaaaatttataaaattataatttttatataaaacaataattcaatTCATACAACTAAATTAACcaaataactaattaaatcaaataattaacaatgaagatatatattaagttgtcacgttttaaaaatataatttgttgaaACATTATTATTCTGAAACGTGAAAATTATCttactatatttaaaaatatttttaaaatataacataaaataaaaatatgttatttcacttttttttatatattatactattttttatatataaaaaaaacccaaaatgcATGTCCTCTTGCCTCTGTGTTGTGTATCTCTCTCCCGACCCCTATAAATATCTCGTGGTACTCGGGAAGTTCGTCAAGGAAGAACAAGAGATGCCAGTCTCATTGTATATAATACTACTAGTTATAGAGAGTGAGTGACAACTAGTAGCTAGCAGTTGTTTGATATAATATGATAAACAGGCTGCAGGTCATACAGGCAATATTATGCATGCCAATATGTTGCCTTTATCTGCATTTGCACCTGCATCTTTTgcgtttgttttgtttttgactccacaaacaaaatcaagttCTGTCGATACAGTATGTGGGACAATTAGATATGGAAACTAATAAGCTTAGTTGAGGTGCAGGTGCAAGTGCAGGTGAATGCCATTTTGGTAATGTTTTCACTCACATATATACACAGCAGTGctgcctcttttcttttcatctgtCTGTGGTTAATTTGCAGTTTCATGGTGGCAGAAATATTGTACTGGTAATCATCAAGGAGAAAGGGCAAGAAATTCTTGTgcttattaattaactatgagaGCAAATTAATGTGTTCAACAACGACAGGCCATGTATAAAATTCTTTATGCAGGTGCTTGGTGTTTATAGAGGTGATGATGAATTGAAGTGATTGTGCAGCCACAATTCAATGGATGTGGAAGAATATTTCAAGGGTTTTCCAGTAATCTTTGAATTAAGTACTTGGAGGACAGATCATCCATGATCAATACGCAAGGCGCCTGTGCTAGATATGTAGATCTCTTGATCTTCCATTTGAAGCTAGGGTTTTCAAgctaatatatatagaaagtacATTCCCTCTCTgcatccctccctccctccctctctctcactgtctccctctctctctcacacaggCAGTACCATTGCCAAATAGGAGGAACATCCATTCTAAGTTCTAATGTTGACATTGGTTGTTCTACAGTTAAAAATCTCCATGATTGGAAGAAAAGTCGAGCacaaatatttatgattttgttttgggtgaaaaatatatatatatatatatatatgctcatgatattaaatatttatgtttcTGTTCGATTTGATGAAAATCTTGGTCGAATATCTACAAGACGGGATTAAACAATGTAGTATTAAATAGTAGAATCGACTCAACAAGCTCGATCGAACTAAGcacaaaattaaactaatcgGCTAATAAATTTCATCTCGAATCTAATAATTAATGCATCTCCTTTCTGCCCATGTCATGATATTTAGAGTCACgaaataaacttaattatataaaatacacttgttaaaaaataaagtcgCTTTAATTAGAATAGCATGGAAATGATAGAAAAAGACAGTCTGCTCGACCAATCTTCATCAGCATTTATATATGTCGAGTTTCTATTATATAAATACTTTATTCagtacttaataaaaaaaaaaatgattcatatTTATCAAGTTTCAGATATTCAttaccaaaatattatttattattcaacgtaaaataatatatatttcagaTAAAGTTTGGATTTCACAAATCCTACGAGATCAGCAAGCAGTGAATGATTGGATGATatagaatatttttatcaagtgATTGCATAACTCCAAAAACTAGGGTGCAGTTCTGTTCTCACTCATGCTGCCTCTTAAAAAAGCGACTAGAAGACTTGATGAAATTAAACACCTTAAAAGGAGGGCAAGGTGCAAGTATTAGTCAGCAATGGCGAGCTTTAATGATTTGAATATCAGTTTACAAGTAAGAACAAGAAGGGATTAGACATAAATGATGGTACTTAATTAGCTGATTAATTACCCAcaattaatatttcaaagatatttattatattcGGTTGATAAGCAAGTTTGAAAATATCATCTACCATCGaggaataaaaacaataataaattctaTGATCACAGACAACTCATGTAGACACCCTATTACTCTTGCTGTCCTCTTTGCATCCGAGAAATTTCTAATTGCCTCTGCACTCTACCATCTGATAAAAAGTTAAGAGAATAATATTCTCAGCTGCTTTCCTACATTGCTCATTCAAGCTAGTCGCCTAAGCGAAACATTTGACTTACTGATGTATCATTTCATGTTCTTTAGTTAATGTGGATCGAAAGTATTATAACTTGAAAGCAGTATGTGGAAGATGCAGGTGCAGAAAATATTGACAACTCTATCAATAAGATCACCTGCAACACCTCAAACACTGATGACTTGGAAGAATATTTGCATGCAATCTATACTATGTGTAAGTTCTGTTTATGGCTAAAGATTACAGAGTTATTAAACTCGACCCTAAACTGATGATTTTAGCCTTTGTCCCAgaacaaattttaaataaaattgtatgaGAGTTTATCTGATGTGAGTCATCTCGACAGATCAACatgtaactttttttaaaaaattaaaataaatgttttgttCATCACTTTTGAAAGCGATTGAAGAATCCAAGCTTTATGTGATTGTTTTCTCTGAAAACTATGCATCGTCCAAATGGTGCTTGGACGAGCTTGTAAAGATCCTGGAAAGCAAGGAAATGAATGGACAGACGGTTAATCTACCAGGTCAATCCATCTCATGTAAGAAATCAAACTGAATCTATTGGGGATTCAATCAGTGAACATGAACTATTAACAGAAAAGAtggaaaaggtgaagaaatGGAGAGCTGCCTTGAAGGAAGTGGCTACTCGTAATTGGGTGGGATTCGCGGAACATTAGATAAGACAAATACTAGGATAAGTAAGATAGGAATGCTAACTGAGCCACATACAGGTTTgctgtgatatatatatatatatatagacacacacacattaaTTCTGTGGATTGATCATGTTAAACACTTATCATTGTCCAACTAATAACTAGAGGACATCAATTAATACAAAACTGAGGGAGTTTGCTTATCAGTGCGATCAAAACAGTTGcttcaattatatatacaagtaCATGGCAATAGATTGTGCATTAATATTACAATTTGATTAAAAAGGCCCAGAAAACACtttattcttgttttaaaaCAGCACTGCTGCTTTGTAGTTTGCTAGTGATAAAGGTGGATTGATTgtgagaggaaaaagaaaattgtataGAGATCTTCGGGTGAAATTCTCTTCTCCATTCTATCTCATCTCTAGCTTACCTTCATGCAAGTGTAAACCAAATTCACATGTATATTGATGAGGCCATAGAAAGactaaaaatgtgtttttttaggttgaagtgaattataattatagagaaattgaagtttttgttCAAGGAAAGACCtacaaaacaaaggaaagtcttcttaaatgatgatgaagaaaacaagCCTTACAAAGCTGTGTATTTAGTGCATagaaaaagttaataaattatatttaaagcaAGTTATCATGTCTGTAATTTGATTACAAAGGTCAAGTAATCACTTTATACTTGTTTAAAAACGGTACTATTGCTTTGTAGTTTGTTAGTGATCAAGATAATcatagaggaaaagaaaaatcatgtagCAAACTTGGGAAGAAATTCTCTTCACCATTCCATCTTCGTACTCTCAAATCTAGCTTAGTTCTATACAAGTGTGAACCAAATTCACATGTATCTTGATGTGTAGGTCTCGAAGCATTTAATTAGAAGGGGTGAATAAAGTGTTCCAAGAACTTAATCTATGATTCTTGTTAAACTAACACAAATAACCCAACAATACCAGCAAATCCTTTCTAATCTTTGAATAACATACAAACCCTCATGGTAAATATAAAGGCAAAAGTACAGGGATAAGGGAATATatgcatatattttataatggtTTGCATTTACTGCTTACTTCACTCCCTCAACGAAAAGCTTGGGCTTTTATGATCACACACGACCTATTTCATAAGTGAGACCATACCTTTTATATCCAAAACTTTGTTACAATTTCAAGATTTAGTGTTTAAAATGCTTGTCTTGTTTTTCCTAGGTAGCAAagatataaatttatgaaatcTGGAGTATGAAAATCCAATAAGTGCTTGAGGAGCAAAATGCTTTAGAAATGTTGAATGTTTTCATGGAAGAGCTAGAAAATGGCAATACGACCCAATATATAGAAGGGTTCGTAAAGCTTATGAGGTTTGGAAGAAAAGGAGCTTTATTGCTCACATTACGCTACTAAGTAGTATGGATGATGATATCAAGTGAGAGTTCTAAAGGTATGAGAATACTAAAAGAAAAGTTTGGAGGTTCATCCTTGACCAAACTTAGATCCCTCGCTATCAAGTTTAACACTTATAAGAAGTAACTAAaacatacaataaaaaatcatttaaattatatttggttttttataattcagctttctattttatttcattgcAGCTTCCATAGTTTTATACCGCTTGTTCACTAACCACCGCTACAGCATTGTTAGCTCGCCTCCCCTTTCTTGAATTCACACCTCGTACCTCATCCTCTTCACATCGAAAACCGAACCGTTTATGTTTCCATTCCAGAACTAaggttttgtttaattatttatgactCTCAACTAGAAGAACACCCTCAAGCAACAAAATCTTGTAAGACCGTCACCGTTTCATGCTTTAAACAACAATCCCATATCCTTAATCTTTAATTCTCCTGAAACCCAGTAAGAATGATTGATGCAGATCATTTTCTTTACtgtttcttgaaacatattagttctcttttttccttattaGCGCCTATTGTTTCCTATCTGTTCTGACAATAAAATGCTTCTAACAGTAATTGGGGCACTGAAAGTGATCCTGGGTTCAAATATCACAACGGAAATTCAGAACCTCGTGGCTTTGGTATGTAAGATCTTATGATTCAGGTGGAATTTGTCAATATATGTAATACATGTAATTTCCAACTTCAATACTGTTTTCATCCATCATATAGTGTTGactgatgattttgattttctgcttTCTGGGACTCTGTACTACTTGAATGCAATTTGGCTGGTAAAACTTTCTGAGAATGCATTTATTTTTACCACCATCCTCCTATCATCTTGATTATTTAAAGGAAAAGTACATTTTAATTGATGAATGCATAGTAAGGCATGCTATTATTGTGAAATTCAATGCGCTGTGACTTTGTATACACCTTTATTATACGAGAACAGTGAGACAAAGATATATGGAGTTTACTTGAGAAAGCTATCAGTGCAGTTTGGGTTTCTGTCGGGACtggttttttatgttgttattgGTGGTTTTTTAATAGGAATGGAACACAAGATGTGAACAAGATATTTATCGGTGGCTTATAAGGCTTCTTAGGATCACAAAATCAATGTCATGTTAGCAAAATGCTTTTAAGTTGGATGAATATGTTTGGCAACAATGCTATAATATATGCTTTGAAATTCATATTCTTCGTGTCTCTCTGATAATTGATTCCATTAAATTTGAGTCATCGATAACCCAGAGTTTAAAAGCTTTTCACTTTTCCTTGAAGAAATGTTAAAACATAAACTGATAAACTTAAATGAAGAGTAGGTGAATCCAATCCTGCACCCTAAAGCATCATAATGAAGCCCTGGAACAGAAAGGATTACTTTCCTGTCAATACAGGTTGTGACAAGAGCTTTTGATTGCTTCAAGTAGGCATGGCTCAAATTAAGCTGTTACGTTCTTACAGTTTAGTTtctatatgatataaaaaagggTGCAAATCCTCAGAACACACTGCTCTTTGTGTCAATATTTATTTGACTCTCCTAATTAGATATCATACAAGATCTGTTTTTCTTTAGAAATATGTTGCTGTATTTGTAGAGGATGATTATCCCAAGCAAgaagtaatttttatatcagGTGCAAATCCTCAAAACACACTGCTCTTTGTGTAAATATTTCTTTGACTCTCCTAATTAGATATCATACaagattagttttttgttttctttatatgtATGTTACTGTATTTGTAAAGGATGATTATCCCAAGCAAGAAGTAACATTTACAGTTTCTGTTCGCATTTCAGGAAATATTGGTGTTACTGTTGATGATACATACAAGGCATGCGAGAGATTTGAACGCTTAGGTGTGGAGTTTATGAAAAAACCTAACGATGGTAAGACACCTCTTTTAGATAATAAAATAGTTTAGCCCTTAATTAATACGAGCATCTCATTTGCACATTGTTGGTGGTAGTTTATGTTCAATGGAGTGATCAGGTTAAATTGTTTGCTATTTGGCAAGATAAAATCAATGTTAATCTTGGGCATGGGTTATGTCCTATACATGACATCAATCAGTGGTTTAACCTGCAAGTTGTTCTGTGCAAACTTTctctatattaatttgaaatagaaGGTAACATTCTGGATGATGCACCCATCTGCTTCTTGTGCTGACACACATATTGGTGGCTGTTACTTCTGCCCTCATACCTCTGCAGTTGTCTTTATATGTATCTCCTGACTAATCCATAGTCCAAGGAAGGgaattgatataaatattttctctttagtTTGAATTTAACTGATAAGTGTTATGATTGCTTGGCTGGAGCAGGACCATCTCCAAAACACTACCTTAGCTTAGTAATGTGGTTGGAAGTGCTTTTTGGTGTGCTTTTCAATGGTTTTGACATCCTCAACTTAAAACCATCTAAAAGGTACCCAAAAAAGCATTAATATGGTGCCTTTTTAACTGATAAGCACTTCCAATGGCGTCACCAAACACAAATTTACTGATGTTTAACCCAATTTATCTTTGCTTGTccagttgtattttattttcctcttttccTTATCATAggccaaaaaaattattgcgtCAATGACTTAATATGATTAGGAAAATAGTTGTTTTATTTGGGTTTATGGTGCAACGTAGGCATTTATATTACCATCGgttcatcatttaatttatatgttatAATTACTTGCCTCGGATCTGTGAGTCTGGTTGCAGGAAAAATGAAAGGGATAGCATTCATCAAGGATCCTGATGGCTATTGGACTGAGATCTTCGATCTCAAGACCA
The DNA window shown above is from Populus trichocarpa isolate Nisqually-1 chromosome 4, P.trichocarpa_v4.1, whole genome shotgun sequence and carries:
- the LOC18098236 gene encoding lactoylglutathione lyase, whose protein sequence is MMISSESSKVIGALKVILGSNITTEIQNLVALKYVAVFVEDDYPKQEVIFISGNIGVTVDDTYKACERFERLGVEFMKKPNDGKMKGIAFIKDPDGYWTEIFDLKTIGKVTETAA